The genomic stretch TGTACCAGTTTCCCAATAGCACCATTACCTAGTATTGCGGTATATACTTTCCGATAATTTCCTCTGCAATACGTATCCCGTCAACTGCAGCACTTACAATACCGCCAGCATATCCCGCACCTTCACCGGCAGGGTAGAGTCCTTTAAATCCAATGGCTTCAAGAGAGTCTGACCTTGGAATTCTAACGGGTGAAGACGTCCTTGTTTCAACCCCTGTCAGGATTGCATCAGCCATGCCGAAGCCAGATACCTTTTTATCAAGGGCATTTATAGACTCCTTCATTGGGGAGGTGACAAACCCAGGAAGACATCGATTAATATCACAAAAAGCGGTATTGCCTGTATAGCTGGGCTTCACAACCCCAAATGCTTTCGAGGAAGAGCCGTTTATAAAATCTCCTAAAAGCTGGACGGGTGCGGAATAGTTGCAGCCAGCTATTTCATAGGCAAGTCTTTCCCATTTTCTCTGAAAATACATACCTGCCAGAGGGTGTGAACCTTCAAAATCACCAGGCTCAACAGAAACAACCAGTGCACTGTTGGCATTATCCCTGTCTCGTTTATATTCGCTCATGCCATTGGTAACTATGGACTCATGCTCAGAAGCAGAAGCTACCACGATACCGCCTGGGCACATACAAAAGGAATAGACAGTCCGGTTGCCAATCTTTTGAAAGAGCTGATAATCAGCAGGCCCAAGCTTCGGGATGACATGAGGCTGGCCGAACTGTGCCATATTGATGATTTCCTGGGGATGCTCTATGCGAACTCCGATTGAAAAGGGCTTTTGAATAAATTGGATGTCTTTACTGAGAAGCATTTCGAAGGTGTCTCTGGCACTATGTCCTATAGATAAAACAACAATGTTTGTATCTATTGTTTGAGTATCATTGTACTTTATGCCCTGGACAGAGCTGCTTTTAAAATCTATGTCTGTCAGCTTGGAATTAAATAAAATCGTGCCCCCAAGCTCTTCTATCCTTTTTCTCATGCTTACAACAACATTTTTTAACACATCAGTTCCGATATGAGGTTTATTCTTGTATAAAATTTCTTCATGTGCCCCGTTGTTAAAAAATTCTTCCAAAACCTTGTTGCATCTTCTATCATTAATTCGTGTTGTAAGCTTTCCATCAGAAAAGGTTCCTGCTCCACCTTCCCCAAACTGAACGTTGGTTTCTTCAGAAAGCTTGTTTTCTTTCCAGAAAAGGTCAACCAATTCAGTTCGCTTTTTCATACTTTCACCGCGTTCAATAACTATAGGTTTGTAGCCGTTCTGTGCGAGAATCAATGCAGCAAACATACCCGCAGGGCCAAAGCCAACGATTACGGGCTTTTTATCAAGTGGAATATTACCCCGTGAAAGCGGGGGAGATGGAATTTCATCAAATACAGTTATATCACTGTTTGAGGAAGTTTTTACTCTTGAATAAGTTTCAACCAGCACAGTATATACGAGCGTTATATTGGGTTTTCGTCTTGCATCGATTGATTCTTTTGTTATTTTAATGCTTTTTATTTCATTTATAGCTATCTTTATTTTTTTTGCTGCCTGATGCTTTATATATTCAAAGTCATCATCTACTGAGGTTCGTATATTGTTTATAACAAGTTTCATGTAGTCTCCTCTATATTCTTCTCTACCTGTACTTCTATTTCATAATTGCCGGCAGGCCTTATATTTACCGGGAGACTAAGGTTCAAGGGAACCTTATATGCCCCAGTAGGATTATCTGCAAGTCCTGCAACATTTATACTGGGCTTTAGGTTGGTTATATCAATATTTGCAAGGTCTGAAGATTTTCCCTTCAGACTTATTGTTATGTTCTGGGTTAAAATTGAGTACTTTAAAGGTATGCTGGCGTTAGGATAAACCACAGTTATGCTGTCGCTTGATATGGTGAAGTCCTTTCTGCCTTCCTTTTCAATGATAACAGATACATTGACATCGCTGCTTCCGTTAACAGTTGATATGCCTTTTGGAAGAAGCAGTTTACTTTTTATAGTACTGCTTGATGTCATGTTACTGATATCGACAGATTGGGCACTGACTTCGTATAAACGCGAAAGGACATCAGGGGGACCGCTTACCAGGATTTTATCCGGAACAGCTTTAAAGTCGGTATACACATAGTTTTTAGCAGGAATACCTTTTACATCCGGGACAATCCGTATTTCCTTGGCTACCTCAAATTGAATTTTAACTTTTATGTTTCTGCTAACACTATTGCTGATGTCCTCATCTTTATTGTTATAAAATCTGCACTCTTTTTCAATTGTTAGGTTTTTATCAAGATCGGTCACATCAACATCGGCCCTTACTGATGATATGGATTTTATAATTGAATCATAGCCCTCGATTGGAATGGTATCGGGAATAATTGTGGTGTTGACCAAGTGATAGTATCTCTTTAGTACACCGCTCGTTTTTACATCAACCTTAAAAGAGCTCTGAATAACTTTTTCAAGCTCAGGTCTTATTGTTCTGGGTTCGATATTTTCAACACTGATTTCTGAACTTTTGGGAACAACATTTATAGAAAGCTCATTTTCAGTAATTGAAGTGATTTCCGATAAATCTACCGTAGCTTTAAAGTCGAAACGACTCATTGATTTCATTTTGTCACGTTTTCCCTTAACTGTAAGAAGAATGTTTTCAGGAATGGTTTTATCCTTAAGTGCAATTTTTTTTTCAGCTAAAGTATTTTTATTCAGCACTTCAAGAGGAACGCTGATACTGGTTGTATCTATAGGATTGGAGTTTTTATCCACCACATTGTACCACAAAACAATAGCAAATATTATCGATATTATCTTTACAGTAAGATCTTTTTTTAAAAGTTCGTTCACTTGCTTTTCACCTTCCATAAATTTAGCTTCTTGTTTGGTGTCGTATCATCCAAAAGGTTTTTATTCAATGCTTTTCTTAATGTATCGGGAGTTAGATTTCTTGTGAGCCCGCCGTTAAGTGCAAAGGATATCTTACCTGTTTCTTCTGATACCACAATGGAAATAGAATCGGATACCTCAGTGATTCCCAAAGCAGCCCTATGTCTGGTACCCAGCTCCTTACTGAGATTAGGATTATCGGTAAGTGGCAAAAAGCATGAAGCAGACTTTATCTTATTTTCCCTTATAACCAAGGCACCGTCATGAAGGGGCGTATTGGGTACAAAAATATTCATTATAAGTTCTGCAGATATGCTTGAATTAAGCTGTATTCCCGAATTAATGATTTCACCTATCTTGGTTTCACGCTCAATTACTATTAGGGCTCCTGTATTGGTCCTTGCAAGCTCGGTACAAGCCTTTACTATCTCTTCAATCATCGCGGTTGTTTGAATGCGAATGCTGCTCTCCTCAAAATTGAAAAAGTCGCTGAACTTGCTTCTTCCTATTTGCTCCAGTCCTCGCCTGAGTTCAGGCTGAAAAAGCACAACAACTGCTATTGCGGTTATCTGAATTGCACTTGTTAAAATATAATTAACTGTATCCAGTTTGAGTATTTTACTCAAATAAGAAACTATAGCAATAAACAGGAGACCTTTAATTAGCTGCCATGCACGGGTTTCCTTCACAAGTAGTATTATTCTGTAAATTACATATGCCACTATGCCTATGTCAAATATTGCTCTTATAACATCAAGAGGGCTTTCAAATCCAATGTAATTAACTATGTTGTTTAAAAGACCGTGGATGTCAAAATTAAAGATACCAGGCAAAAACTCCACATCCTTATACAAGTATAATCAAATGTTAGATTATTAATGTTTTAATCTAGATTATACATTTTTTTTAATCAATTTGTAAGATTATTTTATGATGCAACACAAATTTCATATTCCTGTAACATTTTTGAAACATTCATAAAAATAGTGCTAAACTGTTATATATTACCCAAATACACGTGGTTCAAATAATTGTCTGCAACTTTTTTTGCCGCGAATAGGGTTTCTTTCGGAGTAGGGTTAACATGGGACATTTTATAATTAGGGAAGAATCTTGATAAATGAAGGGGGATGTCAGGGGAAATAGACGAAAGCCATTTTGAAAGCCTTTCTATCTCATCCAGAGAGTCATTGAGATCAGGTATAACAAGAGTGGTTACCTCTACATGGCAGTGCTGTGACGCTAATTCAACGGATTCCTTTACATTGTCCAATATACCTTTGCATATGTCCTTGTAAAAACCTGATGTAAAGGCTTTTACATCTATATTCATGGCATCAATAAACGGAAGGATACCCATAAGAGGTTCATGGGAAATAAAACCGTTGGTTACAAGAACGTTGGAGAGTCCTTCTTTTTTGGCAAATACACATGTATCATGAACAAACTCATACCAAATGGAGGGCTCATTATAAGTATAAGCTATACCAATATTTCCTTTTGCTTTTAAAGACATGGCCTTACTGACTAGAGCCTGAGGGGCTACCGTGGCTGTGTCGGCATCTTGGTGGGCGATGGTCCAGTTTTGGCAGAAAGAGCATTTAAGATTGCAGCCAAAGGAGCCGGCAGATAGTATCAGAGACCCTGGATGAAATCTCCTCAAGGGCTTCTTTTCTATGGGGTCTAAAGATAATGATGTAACAAGGCCATAATTTAACGAAAAAAGCTCACCGCCAATATTTTTCCTTGCTCGGCAGGCCCCTGTCATCTCAGGTTTAATAATACAGTTATGGGGGCATAAAAAACAGTGGACCTTTGATTCTTCTATTTTGTTATAATATCTAGCCTGTTTTGCATTATCATAGTTCATTTGTGACGTATAACCTCAAACCTTTCAAGTGAAAACTCCGATCGTGGGTTTATTCCAGCTTTCTGGAGTGCAATGGATACCTGTTCTAAGGGCGTGTCCACCCCTTCCAGATTTGGAAGAAGAAGTCCTGACCTTCTTCCTGAACGCACAATGACGCCGTACCTTTTTACATCCAATTGGTCCATAGATTGGATAGGTTCAGGCTCTCTCAGCACATCTACGCTATAAGTAAGGCTATTTAACTCGCGTTCATCCACTTCATCAAAACGGGGATCCTGGGTGCCTGAGCTTATTGCATTATAAATAATTTCTTGTGCGATGTTTGGCCTTGTTGGGGAAATAGTACCAATGCATCCGCGGAGTTCTCCGCCTTTTTTTATAGATACAAATGTACCAGCAGCATTCTGAACCATTTCATCAGGTAATCCATCAGGTACATCTATTATTTTTTTATCACGTACATATGCCTCAAGGGCATTTTTGGCTATGTTTACATAAGGGTCCATATGCTTACACCTGTTCTTCATGTATTTTGTTAATATATTATGTCCAAAACAATAATAACTATATTAAATTATGATTTAAACTTTGCAACACAATAGCCTATACCAAAAGGAGCCTCGTAGGAATATACCTGAGGTTTTATCTCAGACCCTTCCAAAGCTCCAAACATTATAACAAACGAACGTAAACCACATTCAGCAGCACCTTCACAAAGTTTATTATCAATATCTAAAAGACTATCAAATCTAGAAGCTTGTATGCTTTCTACGAATAAATTGTCAAATTGACTTCCAAGAGGGCTGGATCCATATGGAGAATTATCATTTACCCTGTGGGAAAGATCGCCGCTGGCAACAAAAACCACTCTTTCATCAGATTCTTCTACTGCAGAGGATATACAACTGCCGAACTTATGAAGCATGTCCAGTGTAAATCCTGCGATTGAAATATGAACAAGAGAAAAGTCCTGAAGCTCTTTAGAGATAAAGTACAACGGTACAAGAGCACCATGGTCCAATTCATCGGTTAATCCATATCTGCAAAGGGTTTTATTATCCAAACCTCCGCAATCTATCCCTTCTTTAGTTGCACAATCGATAATTTTATTTAAAAGCTGGGAATTGTTTTTGAATTCAAGTCCTATATCCTTTCGGCCGAATCTTGCAAAATTACCTTTCAGGCTGCTTTTGGTAGATAAGTAGAGATAATCCTGAAAATATGGCCCATGGGGCGTTGTAATTATAACAGTTGTAGGATTATCGAGCTTTATCTCACCAGCTGCCTTTTTACATGACTGTAAAGTCGTAATTGCATTTTTCTCTTCGCCCATACCAACCTCCGGTACAATAACCGGCGGGTGGGGAAATATATAGGAACTTATGATGCTGCCCATTTGTTATTATCCTCCGATGTTTAATAATGGAGTAACAAGTAATACTACTGATGTTACAAAGAAGAATAAAAGCGTAACCAAGGCTATTATTCTTATAGTTTTTCTACTCAACAAAATCACCACGCTTATATTATTTGATTTTTTATATGGATTATATTCCTTCCATACCTTATTATTTTATATTAAATTCATAATATTTTAAATATTAAATTTTTCAAAATAGATTTAAGTTTCAATTGCATAAGAAAATTGCCTTAATAGAGGTTGTGTGGTAATATTATTAAATTAACATAAATAGGATAGATGAAAATGGTTTTAAAAGGATTTCGATTTGGGTTGATACTTCAGTTTGCGATTGGCCCGGTTTGTATATACGTCTTTAATACGGCAACCAGCGGAGGCTTTTTTCCGGCTGAAGCGGCTGTGCTTGCAGCTACATTAATGGACGCCATATTTGTAACACTTGCAATAATGGGTGTTGGCTCGCTTCTTGAAAAAGATAGAGTAAAAAAAGGTCTGAAGTACTTTGGTACAGTGGTTCTTGTTTATTTTGGTGTGGGCACCATACTTGGGACATTTGGAGTTAAAATAATACCGGCAATAGCGGGAAGCAGTAATTTCTATGATACATCCAATGCATTTATAACCAGCTTTATTTTGACTGCCTCAAGTCCGCTGTCAATTCTTTTTTGGTCAGGGGTTTTTGCCACAAAATTATCCAGTGAGGGCTACAATAAAAGGGAAATGAAGTTTTTTGGGGTGGGTGCTGTAATGGCGACCCTGGTTTTCCTAAGCGTATTTGCTTTAATTGTCAGTTTGCTTCATCCGATGATGAATCAAACAGTAGTTGATGTGATGAATGTTTTGGTAGGGATTATAATCATAGGATTTGGCGTAAAGCTGATATTGAGAAAAGAGTAAGGAAATGCCATCTTGAACAAAATAGTCAGGATGGCATTATATTTAAATATGTGGCAAACCAGTTGCTAAAAGACTTCCAACTATTGATTTATATGTTTGAGCAGACCTTGAACCAGTGCGTCTATGTCCTTATGGGTATTGTAAATGCCGATTGAAGCCCTAAGAGTACTGTCTACGCCGAAGTACTTCAGTACAGGCTGTGCACAATGGTGTCCGGCTCTAACTGCAATTCCTTCCTGATCCAAAAGACCAGCCATTTTTGAGGGATCGATGCCTTCAATGATAAAGGACATTACACTGGTCTTATGTGGAGCATTTCCTATGATATGCAATCCGTTAATAGATGATAGGGCCTCAGTTGCGTACCTTGTAAGCTCCTGTTCATGGTGTTCGATATTGTACATACCTATGCCTTCTAAATAATCTATGGCTGCCCCTAATCCCACAGCATCGGCTATATTTCCGGTACCGGCTTCAAATTTGTAGGGTAGTTCCAAATATACGGTTCTATCAAAATCAACATCCTTTATCATGCCACCTCCGCCCTGCCAGGGTATCATGTTTTCAAGGAGAGCTTTTTTACCGTATAGAATACCTATACCTGTAGGGCCATAGGCCTTGTGGCCGGATAATGTATAAAAATCAGCATCCAAATCCTGTACATTTACTCCTAAATGTGGTGCTCCCTGAGCACCGTCCACAAGCACACTTACGCCATGGCTGTGTGCTATATTGATCATTTGTTTTACAGGATTTATTGTACCTAAAACATTGGAAACCTGGGTTATGGATACCATCCTTGTGCGAGGCGTAAAAAGCTTTTCATACTCCTCAAGAATTATATCACCTTTTTTATTTATTGGTATGGGTATGATGCGTGCACCTTTATATTTACAAAGCATTTGCCAGGGTACTATGTTTGAGTGATGCTCCATTTGAGTAAGCAGGATCTCATCTCCGCGGCCTATAGTCAAATTGCCGTAGGTATTTGCTACAAGATTAATTGCTTCGGTTGTGCCTCTGACAAAAACTACTTCTTCAGGTGATGAAGCACCAATGAATTTTTGAATCTTTTTCCTTGCGGCCTCATACTCTTCCGTTGCTTCTTTGGCAAGTGTATGGGCTCCGCGATGAACATTTGAATTGTTTTCCTTGTAATATCGGCTCAATGATTCGATGACACAATGGGGTTTTTGGGTTGTAGCCGCATTATCCAGCCAAATGAGGCTATGATCGTTAACTTTTCTTTTAAGAATGGGAAAGTCACTGCGAATTGTGTCAAGTTTCATGCCATAGGATTTATTTGCACAATTGCTTGAGGGAGTCGGGTTCTGGTACTGCTTTTTAATAAAATAGTAATCAGCATCGTTAAATGTATTAGGGGAATAATTATTCATAATCATAGTATTTTCCCACCTCTACATTTTCCAGCATGCCGATGGCGTCGCTGCTTAAGATGGCAGCAGAGAAATAAAGGCTTAGAATATATGAAGATAAACCCCTCTGGTCTATACCTGCAAATTTAAGAGAAAGGCTGGGTATATTGGTCTCATTTGGTATTCCCGGCTGGTGAAGACCGATTACCCCTTGTTCTTTTTCACCAGCCCGGAGCAATAGTATGTTTGTGGTTCCAAGGTAGGAGCTATGACAGCACTTTCCATTAACCATAAGCTTATCGCAGGGAACTATGGGTACGCCCCTCCATGTAATGAATGGAGAGCCGTATATATTAACAGTAGGTGGAGGCACGCCTCTTCTTGTGCATTCTCTGCCGAAGGCTGCTATAGCTTTTGGATGTGCAAGAAAGAAAGCGGGTTTTTTCCAGACTTTAGAAAGCAATTCGTCCATGTCATCAGGCGTAGGTCCACACTCTTTAGGATGAACCTTCATGGATGGAGAAACATTGCTAATAAGTCCAAAGCCTTTATTATTTATTATTTCCCATTCCTGCCTTTCTCTCATTGATTCCATTGTCAGCCTTACCTGCTCATCCAATTGATTTATTGGGCTGTTGAAGATATCCGTAACATTTGAGTTGGTCTTTAAAATTGTCTGAATTAGGCTCAAAACATACTCTTTTGGTTTCTCTTCATAATCGGGATATGTATGAGGAAGATCACATTCACCCATACTCCCGGATTTTATACTGATTAGTTTTTCACTATTTTCATTGACTAATTTCTTTTTTGACAGCCAATATGTTATAGCGTTGTCTATTGATTCGGCTAAGTGAGGATAGTTTTCCATATGACCTACAAGGGTTTCCTTTTCAAGAGAGAACAGGGTACATGGGGTCAAAGCCTTTATATAAATGGGTCTGCTCGAATTGTTTATAAAAGCATCTACATTTGTATAGTCCCCGGCTGACAGGATATCTATATTGAGTTTTTCACCGCTTATACCTTTTGTTGTTACTTCAATTTTTCCGTTTGCAACAATTAAAAATTCATTTGATTCAGGGGTTCCCTCACAAATCAGTTTTCCTGCATCAAACTGTTTTTTCTGGAACAGGGAGGATAGTACATCCATTTTATCCATATCCATGTTTTGCAGAAATGGTATCTGTGCCATTTGTGAAGGACCTACTCTAAGGTCATTGTTGTCAAAGCTGATCATTTGGGGATAGATATCATGTTTTTTAACTTTGTTAACTTTGTAAACGCCTGCTTCAACAGGAACCCAGGGCAGGAATTTAAGAAGCCAGCGAGGGGTTATTCCTTCCATCATGGGGATAGATTTTGTAGAATGAGATAAGTTGCGAGCAGTATTTGGGTTCAGGCTGTGCTGAGTAATTACAGAATTGCTGAAATCCATTATTTTCACCTCAATATTATATAATTGATCAAGAATACATAATTTAATATATGAACTTCAATTATTTAGAGTGCGGGATTAATTAACATAATTTGATGTTGGTGTAAAATCATATAGGTCATTGAATATAGGACATCTATTAAATATAATATTAAGGTATAACTTTTTTAATGGGGGAAAAACGATGTATTACATATTGGCGGCTGTTTTTTTATTGGGTATCTTATCATTGGTATATATGTGGTTTGAAGCAGGAAGCTTGAAGTTAAAAAGAATCAGATTTACAAAAAGCAATAAAGGGCTTAAAATCGTACACCTGACGGATATTCATATAAATTTACTGAGGGTCAAAACCGTCAAGATAAAGAAAATAATTGACAAGGAATCGCCTGATCTTATATTGATGTCGGGTGATTATATAACAAGGCAATCGGATATTCCCAAATTTATACGCTTTTTAAATGAGATAAAGGGGAATAACAAAGTATGTTTATGCTTCGGTAACCACGATTATGAGGCTTTCTTGCATGATAAAAAGGGCGGATTTGATAGATTTGTAAAGGAAGTAGAAATGCAGGGGGTTACCATTCTACATGATGATTCTATAGTTTTTTACAAGGGTGATGTAAAGTATAATATTATAGGCATTACCGACTATAGGAGGGGAGATCACAACATTGACAAAGCTTTAAGAAACTGTGCTAGGGATGCGAAGCTAAACATCGCAATATCCCACAACCCGGACGTGGTGCTTGACATGCCCAGAGGTAAAATTGATTATCTTTTCTGTGGCCATTTTCATGGAGGGCAGATATGGATGCCCTTTGACCTGGAGTTTAAAGTGCTTAGGAAGGAAAAACTCTGCAAAATGGGTATTAAAAGGGGACTTCACAGGTTAAATGGTGTGGATTTTTACATAAGCAACGGCATCGGAAATGTTTTGTTTCCGCTGAGGTTTTTATCAAGACCGGAGATAACAGTATTTCATATGACTTAGAATTAGTATATATATTAACAGAAAGCCAGTGTTTTGGATACTGCCCAAAACACTGGCTTTATTATGCATTTAAATATGGATTACCCTTATTTGAGGCGTGCTTCAAGCTTCTTCTTTTCTTCTTCGTATCCAGGCTTGCCTAAAAGTGCAAACATATTCTTCTTATATTCTTCAACTCCAGGCTGGTTGAATGGGTTTACTCCCAGGAGATATCCGCTTATACCACAAGCTTTTTCAAAGAAATAAACCAGGCTTCCGAAGCAATATGCATTGAGTTCGGGCACTGTCAGAATGAGATTGGGAACTCCGCCGTCAGTATGTGCGAGAAGTGTTCCTTCCATTGCCTTTTTGTTTACGAAATCTACATCCTTGCCTGTAAGGAAATTAAGTCCATCAACGTTAAGGGGATCTTCCTTAACTACAAGGCCTTTCTTAGGCTTTTCAACGTTTATAACTGTTTCAAAGATGTTTCTCAAGCCATCCTGTATATATTGACCCATTGAATGGAGGTCAGTAGAGAAATCAACCCCGGCAGGGAAGATACCCTTCTGGTCCTTACCTTCGCTTTCTCCGTAAAGCTGTTTCCACCATTCAGTCATAAAGTGGAGTGATGGTTCATAATTTACTAATATTTCAATTGTTTTGTTCTTGTTATAAAGTGCATTTCTTACAGCAGCATATTTATAGCAGTCATTCTCCATAACGTTTGTGTTTTTATACAAATCATATGCAGCAGCAGCACCGGCCATAATTTCATCAATATTTATACCCGCAGCGGCAATAGGCAGAAGTCCAACAGCCGTGAGGACAGAGAATCTTCCTCCTACATCATCGGGAACAACAAATGTTTCGTATTGCTCTTCAGTAGCAAGCTTCTTTAATGCTCCCTTAGACTTGTCTGTAGTAGCATAAATTCTTTTTCTTGCTCCATCTTTGCCATACTTTTTCTCCATGTATTCCTTGAAAATTCTGAAGGCCAAGGCAGGCTCTGTGGTTGTACCTGATTTGGATATTACATTTACAGAGA from Pseudobacteroides sp. encodes the following:
- a CDS encoding glucose-6-phosphate isomerase; this encodes MQKIQFDYSKAIGFINESEVTNLIPFVQSAHEMLHNKTGAGNDFLGWVDLPLNYDKEEFSRIKAAAEKIKSDSDALVVIGIGGSYLGAKAAIDVLSHSFYNNLPKSIRKTPEIYFVGNNISSTYISDLLELLDGKEISVNVISKSGTTTEPALAFRIFKEYMEKKYGKDGARKRIYATTDKSKGALKKLATEEQYETFVVPDDVGGRFSVLTAVGLLPIAAAGINIDEIMAGAAAAYDLYKNTNVMENDCYKYAAVRNALYNKNKTIEILVNYEPSLHFMTEWWKQLYGESEGKDQKGIFPAGVDFSTDLHSMGQYIQDGLRNIFETVINVEKPKKGLVVKEDPLNVDGLNFLTGKDVDFVNKKAMEGTLLAHTDGGVPNLILTVPELNAYCFGSLVYFFEKACGISGYLLGVNPFNQPGVEEYKKNMFALLGKPGYEEEKKKLEARLK